The proteins below are encoded in one region of Micromonospora pisi:
- a CDS encoding energy-coupling factor ABC transporter ATP-binding protein: protein MIGAVETPASLDVRDLWFAYPDGHVALHGVDLSVPKGERVALLGPNGAGKTTLVLHLNGIHTPTQGSVTVGGLTVDRDRGTLAEIRRRVGIVFQDPDDQLFLPTVAEDVAFGPANLGLRGAELAARVDEALAAVGMGEHRDRAPHHLSFGQRRRVAVATVLAMHPEILVLDEPSSNLDPAARRELAEILRGLPVTLLMVTHDLPYALELCDRSVILDGGRIVADGGTAEVLADADLLGRHRLELPYGFDPVAAASRG, encoded by the coding sequence ATGATCGGTGCCGTGGAGACTCCCGCCTCGCTGGACGTACGTGACCTGTGGTTCGCCTACCCCGACGGCCACGTCGCCCTGCACGGGGTCGACCTGAGCGTGCCGAAGGGCGAGCGCGTCGCCCTGCTCGGGCCGAACGGCGCCGGCAAGACCACGCTGGTCCTGCACCTGAACGGGATCCACACCCCGACCCAGGGCAGCGTTACCGTCGGTGGCCTGACCGTCGACCGCGACCGGGGCACCCTGGCGGAGATCCGGCGCCGGGTCGGCATCGTCTTCCAGGACCCGGACGACCAGCTCTTCCTGCCCACGGTCGCGGAGGACGTGGCGTTCGGTCCGGCCAACCTCGGGCTGCGCGGTGCGGAACTCGCGGCCCGGGTCGACGAGGCGCTGGCGGCGGTCGGGATGGGCGAGCACCGGGACCGGGCACCGCACCACCTGTCGTTCGGGCAGCGCCGCCGGGTGGCGGTCGCCACCGTACTCGCCATGCACCCGGAGATCCTGGTCCTGGACGAGCCGTCGTCGAATCTCGACCCGGCCGCCCGGCGTGAACTGGCCGAGATCCTGCGCGGGCTGCCGGTGACCCTGCTGATGGTCACCCACGACCTGCCGTACGCGCTGGAACTCTGTGACCGGTCGGTGATCCTGGACGGCGGCCGGATCGTCGCCGACGGGGGCACCGCCGAGGTGCTCGCCGACGCCGACCTGCTCGGCCGGCACCGGTTGGAACTGCCCTACGGGTTCGACCCGGTGGCGGCGGCCAGCCGGGGCTGA
- a CDS encoding DsbA family protein: MSSPRGAGRQGGPGRKPEKAQKGPQPPQKAQRGPQPPQKAQRGAQQQPQKAPKKSSARVVREQLARERRRRRTLWTSLIAVVVLVVAGLIGWSVLSSQQSTSDFTAPAGATTDGNAIAVGTGPVTIDIYEDFICPFCGQFEKSTGSTLDQLVSENKVRILYHPVAYLDRASSTEYSTRSSAASGCAANQGKFREYVEALFNRQPAEGSAGLSDDELISIGTGVGLDGGAFGSCVRDGTFKPWTAHVTEAASRANINSTPTVLVNGKGVNPNPDDVKAAVAAATK; this comes from the coding sequence ATGAGTAGTCCACGGGGAGCGGGCCGCCAGGGCGGCCCGGGACGGAAACCGGAGAAAGCCCAGAAGGGACCGCAGCCGCCACAGAAGGCACAACGCGGACCACAGCCGCCGCAGAAGGCACAACGCGGAGCGCAGCAGCAGCCGCAGAAGGCCCCGAAGAAGAGCTCGGCCCGGGTGGTCCGGGAACAGTTGGCCCGGGAGCGACGCCGCCGCCGCACGCTCTGGACCTCACTGATCGCGGTGGTGGTGCTCGTCGTCGCCGGCCTGATCGGTTGGAGCGTCCTGTCCAGCCAACAATCGACGAGCGACTTCACCGCCCCGGCCGGGGCGACCACCGACGGCAACGCGATCGCGGTCGGCACCGGGCCGGTCACCATCGACATCTACGAGGACTTCATCTGCCCGTTCTGCGGGCAGTTCGAGAAGTCGACCGGGAGCACGCTGGACCAGCTCGTCAGCGAGAACAAGGTCCGGATCCTGTACCACCCGGTCGCGTACCTGGACCGGGCCTCCTCCACCGAGTACTCCACCCGTTCGTCGGCCGCCTCCGGCTGCGCGGCGAACCAGGGCAAATTCCGGGAGTACGTCGAGGCGCTGTTCAACCGTCAGCCGGCCGAGGGAAGCGCCGGACTCAGCGACGACGAGCTGATCAGCATCGGCACCGGGGTCGGCCTCGACGGGGGCGCCTTCGGCTCCTGCGTACGTGACGGTACGTTCAAGCCGTGGACCGCGCATGTAACCGAGGCGGCGAGCCGGGCGAACATCAACAGCACCCCGACGGTGCTGGTCAACGGCAAGGGCGTCAACCCGAACCCGGACGACGTCAAGGCAGCCGTGGCAGCGGCCACCAAGTGA
- a CDS encoding MauE/DoxX family redox-associated membrane protein, with product MTMVTSARARWDLVQPWLGLAVRLGLAAVWFWAGSTKIGDLAAAGRAVNAYQIFPFDVARAIGAAQPFVEIALGVLLLLGLAIRLAAGISALLMLLFIAGISSAWIRGLAIDCGCFSEGGPLAVGQTPSYLPEILRDIGFLIMAAFLLRWPRSPFSIDRWMAGGQRLEDEDE from the coding sequence ATGACCATGGTGACCTCAGCACGCGCGCGTTGGGATCTGGTCCAACCGTGGCTCGGGCTGGCTGTCCGGCTCGGACTCGCGGCGGTGTGGTTCTGGGCCGGCAGCACGAAGATCGGTGACCTGGCCGCTGCCGGGCGCGCCGTGAACGCGTACCAGATCTTTCCCTTCGACGTCGCCAGGGCGATCGGGGCGGCACAGCCGTTCGTCGAGATCGCGCTCGGCGTACTCCTGCTCCTCGGTCTGGCCATCCGACTGGCCGCCGGCATCTCCGCGCTCCTGATGCTGCTCTTCATCGCCGGCATCAGCTCGGCCTGGATCAGGGGCCTCGCCATCGACTGCGGCTGCTTCAGCGAGGGCGGTCCGCTCGCCGTCGGCCAGACCCCGAGCTACCTGCCGGAGATCCTTCGGGACATCGGCTTCCTGATCATGGCGGCTTTCCTGCTGCGCTGGCCACGCAGCCCGTTTTCGATCGACCGGTGGATGGCCGGCGGGCAGCGTCTGGAGGACGAGGATGAGTAG
- a CDS encoding sigma-70 family RNA polymerase sigma factor, with amino-acid sequence MIPVPRESALVSAAVDAAVVDRTRALDDATHWALRAQGGDPVAQAAFVRATQAEVWRFTAALIDRDSADDLVQETYLRAFRALPAFEGRSSARTWLLGIARRACADHLRTVVRRRRLDERMAVAAHTDHPYPDPAGQLGATDLLRRLPADRREAFVLTQVLGLSYAEAAAVEGVPVGTIRSRVARARAELVEAVGDALAS; translated from the coding sequence GTGATCCCCGTTCCGCGCGAATCCGCCCTGGTCAGCGCCGCTGTCGATGCCGCGGTGGTGGACCGGACCCGCGCCCTGGACGACGCCACCCACTGGGCCCTACGTGCCCAGGGCGGAGATCCGGTGGCCCAGGCGGCGTTCGTCCGGGCCACCCAGGCGGAGGTGTGGCGCTTCACCGCCGCGCTGATCGACCGGGACAGCGCCGACGATCTCGTGCAGGAGACGTACCTGCGGGCGTTCCGGGCCCTGCCCGCGTTCGAGGGCCGGTCCAGTGCCCGGACCTGGTTGCTCGGCATCGCCCGGCGCGCCTGTGCCGACCATCTCCGTACCGTGGTCCGGCGACGCCGGCTCGACGAGCGGATGGCCGTGGCCGCGCACACCGACCACCCGTACCCCGATCCGGCCGGGCAGCTCGGCGCCACCGACCTGCTCCGGCGGCTGCCGGCCGACCGGCGGGAGGCGTTCGTCCTGACCCAGGTGCTCGGCCTGTCGTACGCGGAGGCGGCGGCGGTGGAGGGGGTCCCGGTCGGCACCATCCGCTCCCGGGTGGCCCGGGCGCGGGCGGAACTGGTCGAGGCGGTCGGCGATGCGCTGGCGAGCTGA
- a CDS encoding zf-HC2 domain-containing protein, producing the protein MTCDEVRVALSARLDGEDPRAPMEALDAHTVTCPGCQLWLARAEELDQVMHRAQAVEVPDLTATVLAAVAADPVTAAAARRSASAAYGRRQILRVAVAVAAVAQFTIALPILLAGFGVQVDLHTSREMASFDVALAVGFALAAYRPERAQAFVPVAFVLAVCLAGTSAVDIVNSTTAVVHEIGHLATVVQAGLLWALGRVSRRTDPPLAAVPVTGRG; encoded by the coding sequence ATGACCTGCGACGAGGTACGGGTCGCGCTGTCGGCGCGGCTGGACGGGGAAGATCCGCGCGCGCCGATGGAGGCGCTCGACGCGCACACCGTGACCTGCCCGGGGTGCCAGCTCTGGCTGGCCCGTGCGGAGGAACTCGACCAGGTCATGCACCGGGCGCAGGCGGTCGAGGTGCCCGACCTCACTGCCACCGTACTCGCCGCCGTGGCCGCCGACCCGGTCACCGCCGCCGCTGCCCGCCGATCCGCCTCGGCCGCGTACGGCCGCCGTCAGATCCTCCGGGTGGCGGTCGCGGTCGCCGCCGTCGCCCAGTTCACCATCGCGCTGCCGATCCTGCTCGCGGGCTTCGGTGTCCAGGTCGACCTGCACACCAGCCGGGAGATGGCATCGTTCGACGTGGCGCTCGCGGTCGGGTTCGCGCTCGCCGCGTACCGACCGGAGCGGGCGCAGGCGTTCGTGCCGGTTGCGTTCGTGCTCGCCGTCTGCCTCGCCGGGACCAGCGCGGTCGACATTGTGAACTCGACCACGGCGGTGGTGCACGAGATCGGTCACCTGGCCACGGTGGTCCAGGCCGGGCTGCTCTGGGCGCTCGGCCGGGTCAGCCGGCGGACCGATCCGCCGCTCGCGGCGGTGCCGGTGACGGGGCGCGGGTGA
- a CDS encoding copper resistance CopC/CopD family protein has protein sequence MSGMTAAQRRWVSRAGAMLGLLLATFALLFGPASPASAHAVLVSSSPLADAVLPSAPSEVVLTFSEGVRNVPDKIRVLGPDGARVDRGEPAFDGAVVTIPVDPGGPRGTYLVSYRVISADSHPVAGAYTYSVGAPSSPPEDTANDTVDPGITAAVAVGKYLGYAGLVLLVGPVLVLGLLWPRRLDRTGPARLVWTGFGLVAAATLIGIWLQVPYTTGGGLFSISGSALSDVLASTFGAVLLVRLGILVAAAILLRPLLRGSAGRADHILLAVLGVAGIFTWPLAGHASASPVPAVSVLVDAVHVGSMAVWLGGLLMLVGFLLRRADERELAAILPIWSRWAAVAVSALLLAGIVQALIEVATPSALIDTTYGQLIIAKVVLFALVIGVAAYSRRLVQRRLVTERPGRMRRAVWTELGVTAVILAISAVLVQTPPGRTAESSDAAAGGGIFTTTLTSSLLSVQVEVDPAETGSNSIHLYAYTLENKPQPVVEWTGTAALPAKGIEPIEIPLLPLTDNHATGEISLPTPGDWQLRFTVRISDIDQATVTATVPIT, from the coding sequence ATGTCCGGCATGACTGCCGCACAACGACGATGGGTGTCGCGCGCCGGCGCGATGCTCGGCCTTCTGCTGGCGACGTTCGCCCTGCTGTTCGGACCGGCCAGCCCGGCGAGTGCCCACGCGGTGCTGGTGAGCAGCAGCCCGCTCGCGGACGCGGTGCTGCCCAGCGCGCCCAGCGAGGTGGTGCTCACCTTCAGTGAGGGTGTCCGCAACGTTCCCGACAAGATCCGGGTGCTCGGCCCGGACGGCGCCCGGGTGGACCGGGGTGAGCCCGCCTTCGACGGCGCCGTGGTCACCATTCCGGTCGACCCCGGCGGACCCCGGGGCACCTATCTCGTCAGCTACCGGGTGATCTCCGCCGACAGCCACCCGGTCGCCGGCGCCTACACGTACTCCGTCGGGGCCCCGTCGAGCCCGCCGGAGGACACCGCGAACGACACCGTCGACCCGGGCATCACGGCCGCCGTCGCGGTCGGCAAGTACCTCGGCTACGCCGGACTGGTTCTGCTGGTCGGTCCGGTGCTGGTGCTCGGCCTGCTCTGGCCGAGGCGACTGGACCGCACTGGGCCGGCCCGGCTGGTCTGGACCGGGTTCGGCCTGGTCGCCGCCGCGACCCTGATCGGGATCTGGTTGCAGGTTCCGTACACCACCGGGGGCGGGCTCTTCTCGATCAGCGGCAGCGCGCTCAGTGATGTGCTGGCCAGTACGTTCGGCGCCGTGTTGCTGGTCCGGCTCGGCATCCTGGTGGCCGCCGCCATCCTGCTCCGGCCGCTGCTGCGGGGCAGCGCCGGTCGTGCCGACCACATCCTGCTGGCCGTACTCGGGGTGGCCGGGATCTTCACCTGGCCGCTCGCCGGGCATGCCTCGGCGTCACCCGTACCGGCGGTCTCGGTGCTGGTCGACGCGGTGCACGTGGGGAGCATGGCGGTCTGGCTGGGTGGGCTGCTGATGCTCGTCGGCTTCCTGCTGCGCCGGGCCGACGAGCGGGAACTCGCCGCGATCCTGCCGATCTGGTCCCGCTGGGCCGCGGTGGCGGTTTCCGCGCTGCTGCTCGCCGGGATCGTGCAGGCGCTGATCGAGGTGGCCACCCCGAGCGCGTTGATCGACACCACCTACGGTCAACTGATCATCGCGAAGGTGGTGCTCTTCGCCCTGGTCATCGGGGTGGCGGCGTACTCGCGACGGCTGGTCCAGCGCCGGCTCGTCACCGAACGGCCGGGACGGATGCGTCGGGCGGTCTGGACCGAGCTGGGCGTCACCGCGGTGATCCTCGCCATCTCCGCCGTACTTGTGCAGACCCCGCCCGGCCGGACCGCCGAGTCGAGTGACGCGGCCGCCGGTGGGGGCATCTTCACCACCACGCTGACCAGTTCGCTGCTCTCCGTCCAGGTGGAGGTGGACCCGGCCGAGACCGGCAGCAACTCGATCCACCTGTACGCGTACACGCTGGAGAACAAGCCGCAGCCGGTGGTCGAGTGGACCGGAACGGCGGCGTTGCCGGCCAAGGGGATCGAACCGATCGAGATCCCGCTGCTGCCGTTGACCGACAACCACGCCACCGGCGAGATCAGCCTGCCCACCCCGGGCGACTGGCAACTGCGCTTCACCGTACGTATCTCCGACATCGACCAGGCCACGGTGACCGCCACCGTGCCGATCACGTAG
- a CDS encoding YcnI family protein — translation MIRPRRTATAAALALGATLVGVLGLALPASAHVTVNPKEASQGGYGRVAFRVPNESDTASTTKIEVNLPENAPIASVSTIPVPGWTVELEKRKVDPPLEVHGSKVTEAVAKITWTATADAAVKPEQFQEFGVSMGPLPEVDQLIFKVLQTYSDGEIARWIDEPAAAGAEAPEHPAAVLKLTPAAAAASAGATPGASVAAVARTEGDDEDEGSSAALGLGIAGLVAGLAGLALGGLAFARTRRPAAPPTV, via the coding sequence ATGATCCGTCCCCGGCGTACCGCGACCGCGGCAGCCCTCGCCCTCGGCGCCACCCTTGTCGGCGTGTTGGGCCTTGCCCTGCCGGCCTCCGCGCACGTCACGGTGAACCCGAAGGAGGCGAGCCAGGGTGGCTACGGCCGGGTGGCCTTCCGGGTGCCGAACGAGAGCGACACCGCGTCGACCACCAAGATCGAGGTGAACCTCCCGGAGAACGCGCCGATCGCGTCGGTGTCGACCATTCCAGTGCCGGGCTGGACGGTGGAGTTGGAGAAGCGCAAGGTCGACCCGCCGCTGGAGGTGCACGGCAGCAAGGTCACCGAGGCGGTGGCGAAGATCACCTGGACCGCCACGGCCGACGCGGCGGTCAAGCCGGAGCAGTTCCAGGAGTTCGGCGTCTCGATGGGTCCGCTGCCCGAGGTCGACCAGTTGATTTTCAAGGTGTTGCAGACCTACTCGGATGGCGAGATCGCGCGCTGGATCGATGAGCCGGCGGCGGCCGGTGCCGAGGCTCCGGAGCACCCGGCGGCGGTGTTGAAGCTGACCCCGGCGGCGGCTGCGGCGTCGGCCGGCGCTACTCCGGGAGCCTCGGTGGCGGCGGTCGCCCGTACCGAGGGCGACGACGAGGACGAGGGGAGTTCGGCCGCGCTCGGGCTCGGCATCGCCGGTCTGGTCGCGGGTCTGGCCGGCCTGGCGCTCGGCGGTCTGGCGTTCGCCCGGACCCGTCGTCCGGCCGCTCCGCCGACGGTCTGA
- a CDS encoding glycosyltransferase family 87 protein yields the protein MSADHPAPPTTAADDPGGRTARRLVVTVVLAAVVPVVYLLGTPHNFFDLKIYMKAMRFWADGHPLYDYAQPDRVQGELYFTYPPFSALLLRPFADLRLGVTVAIFTILTSLAVVVTTWWLMKPIADRRGIPRWFAAGAAIPLVFAAESTRETITFGQINMLLVVLILADLLFAVPRNSRWAGVGIGLATALKLFPGIFIIYLLAARRWRDATVASATAAVATLLAAAVAPGDSWRFWTHELWSTNRVGRTDYTGNQSLFGLLSRFTVPDKPDQLLWLSLVAVVGGYGLWRASRAARGGDGLAGLALTGLVGSLVSPISWTHHVYWFIPAVLVLADAGMASPPGWEPAGTSRRRRRTLLVLAAVVYGSVVYGVVSFHDWGSAPEPTNSPVEFVLRNMYVLLAVVLLVVLPTRHLVRMAPASSPPRSGVPVTR from the coding sequence GTGTCAGCCGATCACCCCGCCCCACCCACGACAGCCGCGGACGACCCAGGTGGTCGCACCGCCCGCCGGCTCGTCGTGACGGTGGTGCTCGCCGCCGTCGTCCCGGTGGTCTATCTGCTCGGCACGCCGCACAACTTCTTCGACCTGAAGATCTACATGAAGGCGATGCGCTTCTGGGCGGATGGCCACCCCCTCTACGACTACGCCCAACCCGACCGGGTGCAGGGGGAGCTCTACTTCACCTACCCGCCGTTCAGCGCACTGCTCCTGCGTCCCTTCGCCGACCTGCGGCTCGGTGTGACCGTCGCCATCTTCACGATCCTCACCTCGCTCGCGGTGGTGGTGACCACCTGGTGGCTGATGAAGCCGATCGCGGACCGGCGCGGCATCCCCCGCTGGTTCGCCGCCGGGGCGGCCATTCCACTGGTCTTCGCCGCGGAGAGCACCCGGGAGACGATCACGTTCGGCCAGATCAACATGCTGCTGGTGGTGCTGATCCTGGCCGACCTGCTCTTTGCCGTACCCCGTAACTCGCGCTGGGCCGGCGTCGGCATCGGGCTGGCGACGGCGCTCAAGCTCTTCCCGGGCATCTTCATCATCTACCTGCTGGCCGCCCGGCGGTGGCGGGATGCGACGGTGGCGAGCGCGACCGCCGCCGTGGCGACCCTGCTCGCCGCCGCTGTCGCACCCGGTGACTCATGGCGGTTCTGGACCCACGAACTCTGGTCGACCAACCGGGTGGGCCGCACCGACTACACCGGCAACCAGTCCCTGTTCGGCCTCTTGAGCCGCTTCACCGTGCCCGACAAGCCCGACCAGTTGCTCTGGTTGTCACTCGTGGCCGTGGTCGGCGGTTACGGTCTCTGGCGGGCGAGCCGGGCCGCTCGCGGGGGCGACGGGCTGGCCGGACTCGCCCTGACCGGGCTGGTCGGCTCGCTGGTCAGTCCGATCAGTTGGACCCACCACGTCTACTGGTTCATCCCGGCGGTGCTGGTGCTGGCCGACGCGGGCATGGCGTCGCCGCCCGGTTGGGAGCCCGCCGGGACCAGCCGACGCCGCCGCCGAACCCTGCTCGTCCTGGCCGCCGTGGTGTACGGCAGCGTCGTCTACGGCGTGGTCTCGTTCCACGACTGGGGTAGCGCCCCGGAGCCGACCAACTCGCCGGTCGAGTTCGTCCTGCGCAACATGTACGTGCTGCTGGCCGTGGTGCTGCTGGTGGTGCTCCCGACCCGGCACCTGGTCCGGATGGCACCGGCGAGCAGTCCGCCGCGCAGCGGTGTCCCGGTCACCCGCTGA
- the orn gene encoding oligoribonuclease: MAVADLLVWIDCEMTGLDLGKDALIEVAALVTDPDLNVLGEGVDVVIHADEEALAGMPEIVRAMHERSGLTEEVRRSAVSLAEAEDLVMEYVTSLVKDPRSAPLCGNSIATDRGFIARDMPRLDGYLHYRMIDVSSIKELCRRWYPRVYYGQPAKGLAHRALADIRESVRELEYYRRTLFVPLPGPDVETAKSIAAQL; encoded by the coding sequence GTGGCGGTGGCTGATCTTCTTGTCTGGATCGACTGTGAGATGACCGGGCTCGATCTCGGCAAGGATGCACTGATCGAGGTCGCTGCTCTGGTTACCGATCCGGATCTCAACGTTCTTGGTGAAGGTGTCGACGTGGTGATCCACGCCGACGAAGAGGCGCTGGCAGGGATGCCGGAGATAGTACGGGCTATGCATGAACGCTCGGGCCTGACCGAGGAGGTACGTCGTTCCGCGGTGAGTCTCGCCGAGGCCGAGGACCTGGTCATGGAGTACGTGACCAGCCTGGTCAAGGACCCGCGCAGCGCTCCGCTCTGCGGCAACTCGATCGCGACCGACCGGGGTTTCATCGCCCGGGACATGCCCCGGCTCGACGGGTACCTGCACTACCGCATGATCGACGTCTCGTCGATCAAGGAGCTGTGCCGGCGCTGGTACCCCCGGGTCTACTACGGGCAGCCGGCTAAGGGGTTGGCCCACCGGGCGCTGGCCGACATCCGGGAGAGCGTCCGGGAGCTCGAGTACTACCGCCGTACCCTCTTCGTGCCGTTGCCCGGCCCGGACGTGGAGACCGCGAAGTCGATCGCCGCCCAGCTCTGA